From one Phocaeicola salanitronis DSM 18170 genomic stretch:
- a CDS encoding glycosyltransferase family 2 protein: MDISVVIPLYNEAESLPELHAWIKRVMDANRFSYEIIFVNDGSTDRSWDIIEELGKSNPEVKGIKFRRNYGKSPALYCGFERAEGDVVITMDADLQDSPDEIPELYRMITEDGYDLVSGWKQKRYDPLSKTIPTKLFNATARAVSGIHNLHDFNCGLKAYRREVVKNIEVYGEMHRYIPYLAKNAGFKKIGEKVVHHQARKYGKTKFGLNRFVNGYLDLLTLWFLSTFGVKPMHIFGFLGSIMFLLGFISVAVIGFNKLHDMYCGNPYRLVTESPYFYLALTTMVIGTQLFLAGFIGELIARNAPERNKYQIEKEL, translated from the coding sequence ATGGACATATCAGTAGTAATCCCTTTATATAATGAAGCCGAGTCGTTGCCCGAACTGCATGCATGGATAAAACGGGTGATGGACGCCAACCGCTTCTCGTACGAAATCATCTTCGTCAATGACGGAAGCACCGACCGCTCGTGGGACATCATCGAGGAACTGGGCAAAAGCAATCCGGAGGTGAAAGGCATCAAGTTCCGCCGTAATTACGGGAAATCGCCCGCCCTGTACTGTGGGTTCGAGCGGGCAGAAGGCGATGTGGTCATTACCATGGATGCCGACCTGCAAGACAGTCCCGACGAAATTCCGGAACTGTATCGGATGATTACGGAGGACGGGTATGACCTGGTTTCGGGCTGGAAACAGAAACGCTATGACCCGCTCTCGAAAACCATACCCACCAAGCTTTTCAATGCAACGGCACGGGCGGTGTCGGGCATACACAACCTGCACGATTTCAACTGCGGGCTGAAGGCATACCGGCGCGAAGTGGTGAAGAACATCGAAGTGTATGGCGAAATGCACCGGTATATCCCGTATCTGGCAAAAAATGCCGGATTCAAGAAAATAGGCGAAAAGGTGGTGCATCATCAGGCACGCAAGTACGGAAAGACCAAATTCGGGCTGAACCGCTTCGTAAACGGTTACCTCGACCTGCTTACGTTATGGTTTCTTTCCACTTTCGGGGTGAAGCCGATGCACATCTTCGGCTTTCTGGGTTCTATTATGTTTTTGTTGGGATTCATATCGGTGGCTGTTATCGGATTCAACAAACTGCACGACATGTATTGCGGAAATCCGTACCGGCTGGTGACCGAAAGCCCGTACTTCTACCTGGCGCTGACCACGATGGTTATCGGCACACAATTGTTCCTTGCCGGATTCATCGGCGAACTGATAGCCCGCAACGCTCCCGAACGAAACAAGTATCAAATCGAAAAAGAACTGTAA
- a CDS encoding DUF6452 family protein yields MKRLPVIFCILALAGLLVPSCEVENCPPNALSYLHFSLVDQNGRTLSTSDTITIVGQTTSSDTLVSDTLINQEAGASSFSLPLSYDAYTRFVFIYHALDFGYVASDTIRIDHRNIPYFTNLDCGSMMFYEITGTAHTHHRLDSITITNPNIDNNEKENIRIYFTVSGVEQ; encoded by the coding sequence ATGAAAAGACTACCGGTCATATTCTGCATATTGGCGTTAGCAGGACTGTTGGTTCCAAGCTGTGAAGTGGAAAACTGCCCGCCCAACGCCTTGTCGTACCTGCATTTTTCGCTGGTAGACCAAAACGGACGGACGCTCAGCACATCGGACACCATCACCATCGTGGGGCAGACCACTTCTTCTGATACGCTTGTATCCGACACGCTTATTAATCAGGAAGCGGGGGCAAGCAGCTTCAGCCTTCCTTTGAGCTACGATGCCTACACCCGTTTTGTGTTTATCTATCACGCGCTGGACTTCGGCTACGTGGCGAGCGACACCATCCGGATTGACCACCGGAACATCCCGTATTTCACCAACCTGGATTGCGGAAGCATGATGTTCTACGAAATCACCGGCACGGCGCACACCCACCACAGGCTCGACTCTATCACCATCACTAACCCGAATATCGACAACAATGAGAAAGAAAATATCCGCATCTATTTCACTGTTTCTGGTGTTGAGCAGTAG
- a CDS encoding DUF6048 family protein, whose product MRKKISASISLFLVLSSSLLFLFPAPAWAQKKDKEQLKADYKASPFYQGSSIGVEIAGIGGYLLGGDIMSSEILLQSNLKNRFLPTLEIGYGKTDAVNDATDMHYKTSAPYFRIGMDYNVFYLKPYLPGYLYVGLRYGMSSFTYDVSGPDMTDPNYGGTTVPFSYSGMKSKASWLEGVVGIKVRIYKGFHMGWAVRYKMRMSIDNHENSVPWYVPGFGKNASSSFNLTYNLIYNLPF is encoded by the coding sequence ATGAGAAAGAAAATATCCGCATCTATTTCACTGTTTCTGGTGTTGAGCAGTAGCCTTCTCTTTCTGTTCCCCGCCCCGGCATGGGCACAAAAGAAAGACAAGGAGCAGCTAAAGGCCGACTACAAGGCTTCCCCGTTCTATCAGGGAAGCTCTATCGGCGTGGAAATAGCCGGCATAGGCGGCTACCTGCTGGGAGGAGACATCATGAGCAGCGAAATTTTATTGCAAAGCAACCTGAAGAACCGTTTTTTGCCTACCCTCGAAATAGGCTACGGGAAAACCGATGCCGTCAACGATGCCACCGACATGCACTACAAGACATCGGCGCCTTATTTCCGGATAGGCATGGACTATAACGTGTTCTACCTGAAGCCTTACCTGCCCGGTTATCTGTATGTGGGCCTGCGTTACGGCATGAGTTCGTTCACCTACGACGTGAGCGGACCAGACATGACTGACCCCAATTATGGAGGGACTACGGTGCCTTTTTCGTATTCGGGCATGAAAAGCAAGGCAAGCTGGCTGGAAGGTGTGGTAGGCATCAAGGTAAGGATTTACAAAGGTTTCCACATGGGATGGGCGGTGCGCTACAAGATGCGCATGAGCATCGACAATCACGAGAACTCGGTCCCCTGGTACGTGCCCGGCTTTGGCAAGAACGCCAGCAGCAGCTTCAACCTGACGTATAACTTGATTTATAATCTTCCGTTTTAA
- a CDS encoding manganese efflux pump MntP, giving the protein MGIFAILLLAVSLAIDCFTVSVTSGIILRRIRWNTFLTMAFFFGFFQALMPLLGWLGASHFSHLIEAYDHWVAFGLLAFLGIRMIREHFKDSEEHSFDPTRLKVIITLAIATSIDALAVGISFAFTGFRELQSLLLPLVAIGLASFILSLAGSLIGIFFGKRFNLRMELFGGLVLIGIGVKILCEHLLG; this is encoded by the coding sequence ATGGGTATATTCGCAATTCTTTTGCTTGCCGTGAGCCTCGCCATCGATTGCTTCACGGTGTCCGTCACCAGCGGCATCATATTACGGCGCATCCGGTGGAATACGTTTCTGACGATGGCGTTCTTTTTCGGCTTCTTCCAGGCTTTGATGCCTTTGCTGGGCTGGCTTGGGGCAAGCCATTTCAGCCACCTCATCGAGGCTTACGACCATTGGGTAGCCTTCGGGCTGCTCGCTTTTTTAGGCATCCGCATGATACGCGAGCATTTCAAGGACAGCGAAGAACACAGCTTCGACCCTACCCGCCTGAAGGTCATCATCACCCTTGCCATCGCTACCAGCATCGATGCACTGGCGGTGGGCATCTCGTTTGCCTTCACCGGATTCAGGGAGCTACAGAGCCTGCTTCTTCCGCTCGTTGCCATCGGGCTTGCCTCGTTCATCCTCTCGCTGGCAGGAAGCCTTATCGGCATCTTTTTCGGGAAACGCTTCAACTTGCGGATGGAATTGTTCGGCGGGCTGGTATTGATAGGTATCGGCGTAAAGATACTTTGCGAACACTTGCTCGGTTAG